The DNA window ttaaagaatattataattctacatatataaatgatttttatagtaacttaataaatggaaattataatttatcttTGAGAAATCCTTgtgcattatatatagatgTTGGATTTTctcatacatatatattgccatatattgaatataaattaattgaaTATGCAATTTTAAGAACAAAAGTATCAGCTTCTGTTTTAAATACctacttaaaaaatacactCTCATACAAACATGTCAATTTAGAACATAATGAATTACttgttgaaaatattaaggAACGAGCTTGTTATGTTTCGCTAgattatgaaaaagatttagagaatgaaaaaaaacgattagaaaaaattaaaaaacaaaaaattcaagACAAACTGGATATGAGAAGTGAAATATTGATGAAGGAGTTAGAAGAagaacgaaaaaaaaaaaacgataaAAATAGATTTTTTAACGAAGGCAAAAAAGAATACGAACATGGCGAAGCACAATACGAACATGACGAAGCACAATATGAACATGATgaatatttagaaaataaaacaagaCACACAAATGATTTAACAGACACAGAAAAGCATTACAAAAGGGTTGACTCAATAACTGAAAATGAATCAGCCAAAATggataaaataatcaaCAATAATGCTAACTATATtgaacataaaaaaaagaatgtCTTAAATAATgccaatttaaaaaaccCAATTAAAGACGAGATAAATAACAATTCGGAAGAAGGGGaacaaagaaaaagaactagcaacaataataaaagaaaaaaaaataaaattatagaaccacatttattatataaatataagttaCCAGACTATAACAACGCAACAAAACgtgaaataaatgaaatctttgacacattaaaaaatgatagcTCAAATGATTGTATTTACTTAGAATCCGATTATGATTATAAACAAGAATTTTCTAATTATAAAGAAGACGATACATTTATAAGTGATCTAAATGTCAAAACTCAAAATCCACAAAAGAATGatgatataattaatttaacaAATGAAAGAATAGGAATTCcagaaattttatttaacccccaagatattaatttaaatcattGTAGTATTGttgaattaatatatagatGTATATCATTGTTACCAAaagaaatacaaaaatattttctttcacaaatatatatatcaggTGGATCAaccaaatttaaaaattttaaacatagattatataaagaattaaGAGCTATATTTCCTACTGAATgggaaataaatatttactcTCACAAAAATAGTCTATATAGTAATTATATAGGTACATATGTTTGGTTAAGtgatcaaaatatttacaactACAACTTAATTACAAGAcaacaatattttaataatggaAACAAAACGtaatttatcaattttttttttttttaaatgtgtgtacatatatattcacgTAAGAAAATCGGCAGCGTGCTTATTTTCAaccctttttttaattaaaagataaaaaactTTATTTAAACTAAACTAAACTAAATtagattatattatattaaattaatttttcttaaagTTATGATACAAATCATATGcattatagaaaaaatgaaattgcCCTAAACATCAAAttggaaatattttataacaaaaacaaaaaaacaaacgaataaaaaaaatatataattaaacaaaTGGAAAATGTCATCAAATAATAAGTCCAATGCCCAATTGGGAATAATGAATAGCAccacttttttatttcatcatgaaaaataaaagtaggCATATTCACTTACTATATGGCATGACTTATATTGTGCAAATTTATGTTCGCTACGTTtttagatatatttttgtgtttttttttcattttgctTTAGCGGGGGTAggttatttacaaaatttatagCTAGCTTGGTATTTAGGCTGTTTGTTGATTAGGTACTTCTCCATCAGAATTATCAGTCATTGAACTCTtaattgcattttttatcaagtcaacgatatttttttggtaTCCTTCTCCTTGCGTTAGTTCCACAAATTGTTCAGTgatatcatttaaatttaaatttctaatttttatttttatcatatttgcTTGATTCATATTTGGGTTATAATAATCCTCATATTTTGTAAGTggtattacatttttaaatatggtTTGTGCATTTGGACCTTGCATTTGTTTTAgtgttaaattattttcagataaataattaaaattatataaatcacTTTCAATTGGAATAAGAGcagtataaatatatattgtgtcaaaaaatgttcttgtatcattataataatttttttcaaaatatgggttaataatataaaataaatttgtatatagatcgtaaataaaattttctttttttttttcataattaattattattcctTTAATATAAGGtggaataatatatatcctatttatatattcataaaaatataactttttcatattatatgcaaCAATGTTTTCTATATTGTTTAACTCATGATGCTCCATTTCTTTTCTTATAAAATCgaaatattctttttgtattttatcaattataacattgttatttatttcgaATAACGGACAAATTTCAATATTATCATCGAGCTCTAATTTGGGATTCGTATAAGCAGTTGGCTTCTCATCTTTTGTACCACGATCATATATAGTAtcaccatttttatataaattatattttaaattgtcATTCCCCAACGAAACACACACATCATTTGTACATGTATACTTCGTTAcatgatgataaaatattttttcatttaaggatgtaaatatagaaaatgaattaaagCTTGGAGACCTATTTCTACCATCTTTTTCTGTTCGTTCAAAATATGGATAATCTTGATGAGTGCTACTTTGTGCATTCTTTCCAACCTCATCGTCATCTTTCATATTTGTTGAATTACCTCGATTTGAAACAtcagaaaatatataatctcTATCTTCATCTTCTAAATCATCTTCCTCATTATTCATTGAActgttaaaaatatcagTCCATCCATTTTTCTCATTCCCCATATTATCTTcatatgcattattatttgaaccATTTagttttccattttttgatatatcctgatttaatttcatttgaTAACTTTTAAAGTTCCTTACCATGTTTAAGAAATTATCATTGGCTGTATAAAAAATCGGaacataattaaatattttttcacttttatttattattatattatttaaggATATATAAAACGGCAAATTTGTATGatcaaaaaatgcaaatttttgtaaaatcggataaaaagaatattctatttctattttatttattctatattgttgaatattattttttaaataatctaAAAcg is part of the Plasmodium chabaudi chabaudi strain AS genome assembly, chromosome: 6 genome and encodes:
- a CDS encoding actin-related protein, putative, whose product is MAAPVNIDMPKLILDNGGGLIKGGILPSYSQLNESSVDIEPKFIVPNCVGQIRKKNIFHISDSCYNICEYFCHRPHVDGLLLDLEMQTKIWEKIFSCKQIIGYKINDMAICVTESYLTPAYIRQGVIELLFEYFNFEQVVIVSSQTMLPFSYIGLNLGQYDILNPPIFKKDNYSLKKQYVPKKRRSEKNISNFYNNKNDSPKRNYNASRSSLKNEEDDYDGREDNTNLFNIKQEKYMSEEKIEDNIGELNNVGTQEVQAEQSNEYAGNYEQSQYIDDSLLVNRHIFIKNIECYNKYAYELYMNKLYHGENWQEYYFNSFFNKNAVQEYACNNFTNTESYANRGIYTHNDSSNSRTHNYRSPFNKNNVVTKLSHNNYIGNNFLYQDPSFLLPDKIDLYKNYYDKNFKDINMFKEYYNSTYINDFYSNLINGNYNLSLRNPCALYIDVGFSHTYILPYIEYKLIEYAILRTKVSASVLNTYLKNTLSYKHVNLEHNELLVENIKERACYVSLDYEKDLENEKKRLEKIKKQKIQDKLDMRSEILMKELEEERKKKNDKNRFFNEGKKEYEHGEAQYEHDEAQYEHDEYLENKTRHTNDLTDTEKHYKRVDSITENESAKMDKIINNNANYIEHKKKNVLNNANLKNPIKDEINNNSEEGEQRKRTSNNNKRKKNKIIEPHLLYKYKLPDYNNATKREINEIFDTLKNDSSNDCIYLESDYDYKQEFSNYKEDDTFISDLNVKTQNPQKNDDIINLTNERIGIPEILFNPQDINLNHCSIVELIYRCISLLPKEIQKYFLSQIYISGGSTKFKNFKHRLYKELRAIFPTEWEINIYSHKNSLYSNYIGTYVWLSDQNIYNYNLITRQQYFNNGNKT